The Triticum urartu cultivar G1812 chromosome 6, Tu2.1, whole genome shotgun sequence genome includes the window AATAATATACATGATGCCTCTATGTTCGTATTTTGTTTTATCGgcacctctctctctaagcatgtggacatgtttttcgcttgaggacaagcgaggtctaagcttgggggagttgatacgtccattttgcatcatgttttcctactgttatttatgatgttttatgcataataatgctctacggagtaattctaatgccttttctctcataatatacaaggttcacacaaagaggaAGAATAtcggcagctggaattttggagctgaaaaagctacgtcaggccaccaattctgcacaactccaaatgagctgaaactccatggagaattttatggaatatttaagaattattggagcaaataactaccagagggggcccaccgggtgggcacaacccacctgggtgcgccagggcccccaggcgcgccctggtgggttgtgccctcctcggcccacctccggtgcccctcttctggtatataagtcattttgacctagaaaaaataagaggaggactttcgggacgaagcgccaccttctcgaggcagaacttgggcaagagcacttttgccctccggcagagcgattccgccgggggaacttccctcccgaagggggaaatcatcgtcatcatcatcaccaacaactctcccatcttggggagggcaatctccatcaacatcttcaacagcaccatctcctctcaaaccctagttcatctcttgtgttcaatctttataccggaaccttagattggtgcttgtgggtgactaatAGTGTTGATTATATCTTTTAGTTGATTattatatggtttatttggtgaaagattatatgttcagatccattatgctatttaatacccctctgatcttgagcatgattatcatttgtgagtttttacttttgttcttgaggtcacgggagaaatcttgttgcgagtaatcatgtgaatttgatatgtgttcgatattttgatggtatgtatgttgtgattctcttagtggtgtcatgtgagcgtcgactacatggcacttcaccatattAGGGcttaagggaatgcattgtggagtagttattagatgatgggttgcgagagtgacaaaagcttaaaccatagtttatgcgctacttcgtaagggactgatttggatccaaaagtttaatgttatggttagattttatcttaatacttttctcttagttgtggatgcttgcgagggggttaatcataagtaggaggtttgttcaagtaagaacaacacctaagcaccgctccacccacatatcaaattatcaaagtagcgaatatgaatcaaaccaacatgatgaaagtgactagataaAATTCCCGTGTATCCTCAaaaacgctttgcttatcataagagactgttttatcctgtcctttgccacaaaaggattgcGCTACCTTGCTGCATATTATTTGTCGTTACCGTTACTTTCTCGTTACAAAATATCTtactatcaaactactcgttatTTATAATTTCAGTGGTTATAGAGAATACTTTGCTAAAAatcacttgtcatttccttctgctccttgttgggttcgacactcttacttatcgaaaggactacgattgttcccctatactcgtgggtcatcaatagcacataaggtattcctccggtatccgggagttgcatgatctcatagtcgaaggaatacgtatttgacattaagaaagcaatagcaataaactgaacgatcaaatgctaagctaatggatgggtcttgtccatcacatcattctcctaatgatgtgatatccttatcaagtgacaacacatgtccatggttaggaaatcttaaccatctttgatcaacgggctagtctagtagaggcttactagggacatggtatttTTTATGTATCcgcacatgtatttaagtttccgatcaatacaattctagcatgaataataaacctttatattgaataaggaaatataataataacaactttattattgtctctagggcatatttccatcataTACCCcttacttgaacatggtgctttatacTATATATAATTATCCAACGATGTATATCCATCCTATAATGTTTGAGTAGATTCTTGAGAAGACTTTCCTGATTTATCCTTCTCCTTGGTTATCAAGCCTCCAATAGGAGAAGAATCCCAAGGGATTAACCAAGACCTCCATAACCATAGAATTGGGAAAATATCTACCTCTCAAGACCCCTCTTCTCTTAAAGATTAGGGGAAATCTTAACTTGCTTCTTTTCCCTTTGTTGTTTGTGAATCTTGATGTACTCCCTTCGTCCTGAATAACTTGTCATAGAAATAGATAAAAagaatgtatctagaactaaaatacgtctagatacatccatttctgcgacgagtaattccAGACGGAGGGAGTTTCTCTTTACTTTGGATGAATTGAGAGCACATGTTTGATGTGAACCTTGTTCATTAGTGTTACCTGTCTTGTGTTTTGTTTTGTTCTTTGTGATTTCTCCTTTGCCACCTCCAAATTGTGAAGATTGGGACAACCCAATGGCATTGCCTTGCATCATATAGCATGGAGGAAGCACTATAAACAAACACTTGTAGTTCAACACTCTACATCAACCATAATCCTCCCAAAGAACCTCTCGAAGAACTACAATATTGGGTACCAAGCATGGCTGATCGATGCACCACCAAGTTAGCCTCTACTAGGCAATTCTCAAATCTCATCACGAAAAGAACACAATCTTGATGTAATGCAACAGCCTCATCCGGTGACCGGATATTACCTCCGGTTTGCGTAGTGTTGATTGGCATCGGGAAGTTCGAACTGATCACCAGTTGCATCCCAAATTGCTTGCTATCGTCGTCATAGTCTTGGTAAACTTGCTTCCTTTTGATTGACCAAATTCAGAGACTGTGTGTCAGCAAATTTGCATGACATGGACCATGACTCTTGGATACATTTCTTCAAGCATAAGAACTCTTGGTCTTGGAGTTGAAACTAGGACAGAAAGCAACATGGGCCTATGCAGCAAACACAGGATGACATACTTATTATTTTTACTACGGGAAAGCGCATCGGCAGCCCAGTACGTTGGCCGAACCAATAGCAAGCCCACTTATAGATACCTCAAGGGACGAAAAAGGCCCTAAACATGCACAGGCACCTTTCCCTTCTCCTCGTTGCTGTCGAGTTTGATGCCCTTGTACCACATCGCGCAGGCCACGTACACGGCGAGGTCGACGAGCGAGAGCGCCGCGAGGAGGAAGTAGAACCTGTcgaggtggccggagttgaggtTACCCGGGATCCACCCAGGCCTCCTGTCGCCGGCGGTGAGGCTGGTCACCACGCTGACCAGCATGATGCTCACGTAGTTCCCGAGCGAGATGGACGCCATGCACAGCGAGCTGCCGAAGCTCTTGACGCCGTCGGGCGCCTGCCCGTTGAAGAACTCCAGCTGCCCGACGTACATGAACACCTCCGAAGCCCCGATCAGCGCGTACTGCGGCACCTGCCACAGCACGCTCAGGGAGCTCGGCTGGTCCGGCGCAGCCACCCGCTTCAGCCGCTCCACCTCCACCACGCCCGCCACCACCATCGCCCCCATGCCGATCACGAGCCCGACGCCCATGCGCTGCAGCTCCGTCAGACCCTGCGGGTTCCCGGACAGCCTCGCCATGACCGGCACCAGCACGCGCCGGTAGATGGCGATGAACGCCAGCACGCTGAGGATGTCGAACACCGACATGCTCGCGGCCGGCACGTGGAACGACCCAATGTTGGTGTTCATGGTGGTCCCTTGCTCCACGAACAGCGACGCCATCTGCGTGAACACCACGGAGTAGACGATGGTGCACATCCAGATGGGCAGCATCTTGAGGATGCACTTCACCTCCTCCACCTGCGTCACGGTGCAGAGCCGCCACGGGTCCTTCATCCTCTCCGGCTCGCAGTAGTCCTCCTCGGTGACCGTCGCGGCCTTGTCAAGGTACCTGAGCTGGTCACTGTGCATGATCTTCCGGATGCCGGACTCCTTGTAAGACTCGTGGCCGTCCAGCTCGTGGAGCAGCTCGCCGCGGGTGGGCGCGTGGTCTCGCCACTTGCGGCACGCGGCGACGAGCACCTGCGCGATGCGGGTGAGCGGGTTGCCGGTGGGCTTGAAGTAGCGGTAGTTGGGGGTGCCGAGGAGGAAGAGCACGAGCGCcagcgccgccgcgcccgccGAGACCCAGAAGCCCATGACCCACTGCCCGGCGTCCTCGTAGTACACCAGGAccgtgttggagaagatggagcCCACGTTGAGCGCCAGGTAGAAGTAGCTGAAGAAGGCCACCTTGGAGCGCGCCTCGTCGGGGTCCGTCTCGTCGAACTGGTCCGAGCCCAGCGTGGCGATGGACGGCTGGTACCCGCCGTTGCCGAACGCGATCATGTACGTCGACAGGTAGAAGAGCGCGATCCCCGCCGTCGACGGCGGGTCACAGTGCGTCTCCACGTCGCCGCACCCGGTGGGCTTCACCAGCAGGAACCACGACGCCAGTGACAGTATCACAAGTCCCTGGCCATCACAAGTTCAGATCAGAACAACACACGCAACCAATCCAAACAAAAATGATCTTGTGCTACGATCCATCCGAGCTGCATACCGTGACATAGATCATCTGGAAGATGGCGCAGGTGATGTAGCGGCCCCAGTAGGAGTCGCTCATGAAGGCGCCGATGAGGGAGAAGATGTAGACGGTGCCGGTCCATTTGCTGATGCTGTTGGCCGCCTCGGCGTTGTCCTGGTGGAGCACCCGCCGGAGGAACACCACCAGGTTCACCCCGACGCCGAAGAAGGCGCATGTTACAAGCGCATAGTTAACTGCATCACCACCAACAGCACAAGAAATCTCGATCAGAATCCAGATCCAGTTAGCTCATAGACAAAAACAGAGGGTCTGTGGCATATGATCGAAGAACAACATCAAATAAAGCAAGGCTTTACCTAGCAGCAGGATGGAAGATTTCCATTTCCCAGTGTTTGCTTTGACTGCTGGGTTTCCTCGCCTGTCCATCGACCCATCTTCAGTGACGGGCGATATGCTCTTCGGATCGACGGTGCTTGGAGCCATCGCCTCGATCATCCGGTGAATTCTCTGAACCTTCTTCGCCTTCCGGCTGCTCCATCACAAAATTCAGAAAAGTAAATTACAAAGATAATCTTTGAGATTCCTAACCAATACTACTCCAGTATTCTAGTATTTCAGTATTTTACATACGTCTAACTGGTTGGCTGCGGTGTAGATGCAGCCCGCTTATCACTACTTACTTTATACGAAATGTTGGCGTGCATATTGCGACATTTTCAGCGTGCAATCATACTGGAAATATGTTATGCCCCACACGATACGCACCTTGTTTGTTTTGTCCGGTCCTGCAGGAAGTTCCGTCGATACTTCTTTGTGTGAGGCTTGAAAAGGCGGCTGGATTAGTTCAACCTGCGAGTACAGCTCATGTCAGGGATGAAACCATGCGAGCACTGCCAAAGTATActtccttttcttctctttttCTTAAGAAAAAGACACCATTTCGACCAGCATGATCAGTTAGCATATAAACAGATCAGACAAAGTGGAGACGGTGGCGCGCTTATCGCCATGCACTGTCTGATCTCCGCTCAGAAGCGTGTATACTACTGGtacttttttctcttttttctgaAGAAGAAACATATATATCCATCCAAGACTACATTTAGGGCATAAACCTGTAGGGTCCCACGTGTGGCACGTGCATAGGATCCCACCTCTCTTGAGAGCGGTGAGTATAGTTCTCCTATATGCTTTTGCACAGCACAGCAGCGCTCGAATCTAGCTAAACCAGTCCATCGGAGAATGGTGAAATGAAGATCCAAGCATGAGCTGATATCGCCGCATGCATGATGGTACACCGTACATGTACTCGCGGTAACGAGGAGACAACAGCGACCATGCACTGCACACATGTATACTAATAGTACCATATACCTTCGTTGATGAAGCCTCCGGTGCAGGAACGCAGCTCCTTCTCCGGCGACGGGGACGACGAGCGCTTCAGAAAGGAAACGGCCACGGCGCCTAAGACGGGGACGAGCGCCACCTCTAGCCCGGACGACACCTCGACGACGGAACCGGGCAGGCCTCCAGACATTTACAGAGCAAAACCGCACCACGTACGGCGAGATCGCCTGCTTGCTCTCACCGGCGGGCGAGCAGACGGAGacggggaagaagaagggaatgGGTGGTGTGCTTGTGAGGTGAGCCGGGGGCGGGGTGGCCGCGTATTTATGGGCGCGCGCGGCGGCAGTGGTGCGGTGCTCACCGATTAGGCGGAGTCGCGGTGTTGGTGACCAGTACGTTTTGGTTTTCTCCTGCGGGGGGAAGGAAAGGAGCCGGCCGACACATGTGGCAGCGTGCATGGCCCGTGACAGCTGGTTTCTCGACTGCTTTTCCCGGAGATCCTGTGATTGTGAGCCAGCTGCGGCTCCATCGGAACGGCCTTAGCCACACGAAAGTTACGGTGCGGCGCACGTAACTTGCTTGTGGCCGTGAGCGCGGGGAGATTTTACCATATTTGGACCATTATTTTCCGCTTGGCTCCCCTCTCGCGACCACGGCGACTCCACGCCTCTCGCCCACCATTGTCGACACCTCCGTAGATCTAGCCACTCAAATCACACGGTATGCCTCCGCGTCGGCGATGTCTGCGAATGGCGACCACGGCcgcacccccctcccccctcgcCTGCCCCTCCACATCCTCGAATCCTTCCCGAAGATAGTGAGATTGATCTCACCGGTTCCACAGGGGATACTCATGGCGACCGGGGCCCGGGGGTGGGTGGAGCGGGCAACCAGGATTCGCGACGCCACCGCGGCGTGGATCTGACGCGTGCAGTAGTGGAAGGCGGCAGATCAGGCGGTGACGGCGGCGATAGATCCGAGTGTAAGGTCCGCTGCGATGAGATATGCAGAGAGTTGCCAGAAAAGAGCAGATCTGGAGCAGAGGATTTTGGTGAGGGTGATCTACGACGAGGCCACAACGGAGGAAAGGGCAAGGATGCCCGCCTTCCCGCACTCCCCGTCGGCTGCGTTTGTTCTGTGGGCGAGGGCGGAGACAAAATCAGAGGAATCCCGGAGGGCGCTGCGGTGGGAATGCTTGCTGGGAGTGATGCCGTCGGGTGCACCATTGCAGCTCTCGTTCTCGCCGCCAGAGACCAGTCGTGTTTGAGCCCATCTCCACTGGCGGGGGCTGCCATTTCCTTCCCCGGTGACTTCCCGCCGGTGGCCTTCATTCATTGGCCGAGGGGGTAGTGGCGCTCGAACGACCCGAGAAGGAAGGCGCGTTGGATTTCCATGGTGGGATTGAGCTCAGATTGACCGCCGAAGCCGGAGACAGTGGACCTGTTGTTGTATTTGTCGCCAGAGAGCCGAGTGTATCTGGGATGGGCACAGACAAAGTCTCTGACTATGGAGATCTTCGGATGAACAAGAGAATCATGTTTGATCCTGGGGGTTGCTTATCAAACTCTAAAACTGAAGAGGAGTCTATTTTAAAGGAAACAAAGACGAGGGGAAGATTTTGGGCACTTGAGCAAATTGAGGATGAAGAGGTTAACTCTGCAATTGAAGACACAGAACATCGAAATCCTTACCTAGCCACTCTGGCAAATGCTTTTGCCTGTGCCAAACAAGTGAAGAAGATTGACAAGAGAAAGGGGAAGATACTGAAATGCAATGGACAGACTGATAAAAAATGTTGCAACAGGGACAGAGCGCTTGAAGATAAAAACAGGCAAGTAAACTTCCCTTCGTGTAGTGGGAATAATAGGAGACCATCTGCAAGGTGTGGTTTGATCCAGGATGATCGACGGTATCAAATTTTCAGAGGAAGGAGAGTGGATTTAGGAAATGGAGCTGAACCCAATTGGATGCATTGGAGGTGTGTAGAGAGATTTGGGAATTCATCAGCACACAAACTGATAGATGCCCCTCTCTCAGTATGATCTCCAGCACGTTGTGAGGGTGAAACAGGGGATGATTGCGAATTTTCGGGAGATTGTTTTATCTCAATTCGAACTCTGAAACGGACTGGGCTTAATAAAGAAACGGGCCAAATTAAAGGAGTTTATGGGCTGGAGGGGGGAAAAGTAGGCCAAAAAGTGGGGAAAACTTTAGGCCTGCAGAAAAAGGGGGTTATATACGCCCAACCTAGGTCCTGGGTGTTGAGACGACCCAATTCCTACAGTCTAGGGTTTCCCACTTATGGTGCTCGCTCCCCTCCGCCGCCGCAAATACCAGCTGCCCTCGATTCCCGAAGATGGTTGATTGTTTCGATCCAGGAAGAGGTGGCGGTGGAAGAGGTACTGAGAGAGGAAATAACTGGAGGCTGTGATGAATTATGGAAGGGATGCACAATTTGATAGGCAAGATCAGGGCTACCATGTCCACCCTCGACCCCCCTTCAGAAATTTCCAAGGTGATCAATTTCAGAACCACTTTGGTAGAGAGAACTTTGGCAACTGGAATCGTGAGGGTGGTGGCCGTGACATGCGTCGGTTTTAGTATAAATCAACATCTCGGACCAATGTGCCTCCTACCGCCAGCAGTTACCAGCAGAAGTCTAGCACTGCAACAAAAAGTGGGGGAGGGGTGACAGTGATATTCAGGCATCCAAAGCAATCTCTGTAGGAGGAGTTCTGAATGGTAATCAAGGCGCTGCGGGAGGGGGTGGAAAACAAACAACAGGCAACTGACAAGATCGTCTGTCACAAATGTGGTGAGAAGGGTCATAACTCCAAGGGGTGTGAAGCTAAATTCAAATGTTCCATCTATACTAAAGACACACACATAGCTGAATTCTGTGCATGGTTGCATCAGAAAAAACCAGTGGCATCTTTGATGGGTTTTGGAGGAGAAGGACTAGGCATTTTTGTGGCAGATCATGCAAAAGAGTTACCTGGGAATAATAAAAATAATGCAGTAGATTTGGTCAGGCTCAGAGATGGCTGTGATTTGGAAATTGATTCAGATGATCTTATCAAAAGCTTGGCAAAAACCTTACCTCTGGAGGTGGGATTGGAAAGCAAAGAAAGTGTCTGATGGAGTTTTTCTGGTAAATTTCCCATCTGTTGCAAGGATCAATGAGGCTGCCATTTATGACTGGGTCCCTCTGAAAGGTGGAAACATAATGGTCAAAGTGAAAGTATGGAATGATGATATTATGGCTATTGGTAAACTAGCATTGATATGGGTCAGAGCTAAGGGGGTACCAAAaacaatgaaaaattatcagGGGCTTTGTGAGATTGGATCAATGATTGGATATGTACAAATTGTTGACATGGATCTGGTAAACAAAAGTGGTCTTGTCAGGCTGAAGATTGTTGTGGTGGATCACACCAAAATCCCCAGATGGAATAAGCTGACAACTCCAAATCTCATGGTTTACAGAATTTTCTTTGAGGTGGAAGAGGTTTTAGATGAAGGATGGACCAAACTAGAAGATGAACTATCACAAGGATATGAGGAGTGGATGGATTTCCAACATGAGGAGGATGAAAATAAAGAGGCaaagaaagcaaaaaaaaagATGCAAATGTGGCAATCTGTGCAAGTACTAGAACCAGGATGGCACTAGAAGACAGAGAGGCTGCTATTAAAGAGCAAGAGGCTGCTGATAAGCTACTATACAATAGGAATCTGGATATTGAGAAACTCAATAAAACTAATGAAGATATAGGCTCTACATCAGTTAATGAAGAGGGAGAGAAAGGAGGAGGATGAGATGCAAAAGGATGATTCAGAAGAGAAAGCTAATGAGGAAGAACCTTCTCAGTCTGTGAGTCTTGGCACAAAACTTGGGATTGATGCTGTTGAAGGGGCACAAATGGAAAACATCAAAGGAGGTGAAACCCAAGAGCTTCCAAGATACAGTGGGAGGATTTCCTTGAAGAACAGAGATGACATTCCTATACTAGACAGAGCTATGACTTTGTCCAGAGCCAAAAATCTAGCTCTATCTGAAGGTATGTCTGAAACTGCTATTACTTCTTATCTTGAAAATGTTGAGTTGATTGATGTGGCTAATTTGATAGGAATAGATTTGGGGGTTACTATATATATGGTGGAACATAACCTGAATTTGATACAAAACTTAGAACAGGCCAGGAAAGAAATTTATCTAGCAAGCTCCAGGGAAACTAAAAATGCTCAAGAAGAAGAACATGTGTTGGAACCTGAAGATGTTAATAACATTCTTTTGGACCTGTTGCTTTTAAGTAAAAATGAGAATGAAGAACAGGAAGACATAAGAATGGAAAATATATTGGGAAATGTGAGGGAGGGTCTGAAAGCAAATAGCACTTCTTTTGGGGCTATTGCTGTTAAGACCCCGGTGAAAACTGTGTTGAGGAGGAGGAAAAAAGGAAAAATTAAGTATTTTTTCCTCCATATAAACTTCCTTACCCTCTACCTTTTGACACCAAAAAATGAGAGGCTTGATTTGGAATTGTAGGGGGGTTAGAGATAAGAATAAGAAGGATTTTACTAAAGAGCAAATTACTATGAACAACCTTGATTTCGTGGGTATCCAAGAAACAATGAAAGGTGAATTCACCTCATTGGAGCTGTCGGCGTTGAGTACCCAGGAAGATTTTGGTTGGGATTTCTTACCTTCTAGAGGAAGATCTGGTGGAATTTTAGTAGGtattaataaaactactttagtTAAAAGAGAGGTTGAGTTTGGCGATTATTTTGTTAGAATTAATGTCAGTAATGTTAGTGATGGTTTTACTTGAAACTTGGTAGTAGTTTATGGTGATACACAACCTTCGGGCAAACATAAATTCCTAGTGGAACTGGTGCATATTTTTAAGAAATCCAAAAATCCCTTGCTGGTTGCAGGAGATTTTACCTAACTAGGAAAAGTAGTGACAAAAATAAACCTGGATGTTATAACAAATGGAGTTTACTTTTTAACTCCATCATTACTTTTGGGGAAATGTTGGAGCTACCTTTGGCGGGAAGGAAATATACTTGGTCTAACAATCATGAGGATCCCACTTATGCATTGTTAGATAGAGTGTTGATCTCACCTGCCTGGGAGGAAAAATTTCCCTTAGTACACATTGATACATTAGACAGGGGATTATCAGATCATACACCGTTGATTATTAAAACTGGGGAATTGCAAACGAAACCTCacattttcaaatttgaaaattgCTGGTTTCAGAGGGCAGACCTAGATAAAATAGTTGAAAAGGTGTGGAATAAGGAATACCCTGGTATCTCTTTCCTTGATAAATTTCAcaataaaataaaaaaattgaggaaaCTACTGAAGGGGTGGAACCTCAACTTTGAAGCTAGCATGAGGACACAGAAAAAAGGATTGCTCAAAGAAACtgataggctagataaattagaAGAAGATGAGGTGTTGAATTGCTATGACAGAGAATATAAGAAAACCTGTCGTGCTGAAttggaatttttttttgaaagaaGATGAAATTAAATGGTTGCAAAGGGCCCATGATACTGAGTTGCTGGAAGGGGATTCAAATACTAGATACTATCACATTAAATCTAATGGCAGATTGAGGAAAAATAGGATTATTAAATTGCAGCAAGATGAAGGGGCAATTGAGGGGCAAGAAAATATGGAAAACTATATTACTAATTTCTATAAGAAACTGTTTTGTGAACCAGAAAATAACGCTCTTAGTATAGACTCTAGTGGGGTGGAAACACTCACTGAGAAGGAGCAAAATTTTCTCACAAAAATTTTTACAATGGAAGAGTTAAAGAAGGTAGTGTTTGGAATGAAAAAAACAAAGCTGCTGGACCGGATGGTTTTAATATTGAATTCTATCAACATTATGGGGAATTGGTGAAAAATGACCTATTCACATTGCTTGAGGAATTTTATTCTCATAATCTAGATCTGGATATACTAAATTATGGGGTTATTTCCCTCATTCCGAAAGGGAGTGATGCTGATAGAATTCAGAAATATAGACCGATTTGCTTGCTGAATGTGGTTTTTAAATTTTTTACAAAAATCTTAGTTAACAGAATTGTGCTTGTTATTTCTGGGGTGATTAGGGCATCTCAAACTGCTTTTATCCAAGGGAGATACATACTAGAAGGTGTGTTGGTTCTACATGAAACTCTGAATTCTATGCATAAAGAAAAGAAATCGGGGGTTCTTTTTAAGATTGATTTTGAAAAAGCCTTTGACAAAGTTAAATGGCCTTTTCTTCTTCATACTCTTGAGATTAAAAAATTTCCAGACAAAATGATTGATTGGGTAATGAAGACAGTTACTGGAGGGAAGGTAGCTATTAAGGTTAATGGAGAAATTGGCTCCTATTTTAAAACTCATCAGGGACTACGGCAAGGAGACTCAATGTCTCCTTTGTTGTTTGATTT containing:
- the LOC125514396 gene encoding protein NRT1/ PTR FAMILY 7.3-like, producing MIEAMAPSTVDPKSISPVTEDGSMDRRGNPAVKANTGKWKSSILLLVNYALVTCAFFGVGVNLVVFLRRVLHQDNAEAANSISKWTGTVYIFSLIGAFMSDSYWGRYITCAIFQMIYVTGLVILSLASWFLLVKPTGCGDVETHCDPPSTAGIALFYLSTYMIAFGNGGYQPSIATLGSDQFDETDPDEARSKVAFFSYFYLALNVGSIFSNTVLVYYEDAGQWVMGFWVSAGAAALALVLFLLGTPNYRYFKPTGNPLTRIAQVLVAACRKWRDHAPTRGELLHELDGHESYKESGIRKIMHSDQLRYLDKAATVTEEDYCEPERMKDPWRLCTVTQVEEVKCILKMLPIWMCTIVYSVVFTQMASLFVEQGTTMNTNIGSFHVPAASMSVFDILSVLAFIAIYRRVLVPVMARLSGNPQGLTELQRMGVGLVIGMGAMVVAGVVEVERLKRVAAPDQPSSLSVLWQVPQYALIGASEVFMYVGQLEFFNGQAPDGVKSFGSSLCMASISLGNYVSIMLVSVVTSLTAGDRRPGWIPGNLNSGHLDRFYFLLAALSLVDLAVYVACAMWYKGIKLDSNEEKGKVPVHV